The window ttaaagaggagtctgtaatttgctttctaatgatcatgatcttttcctcaaagaagttcataaatttattactgctgaagtgaaagccatcctccatttgcgaaggctgctttttagttagctttgcgacagtatcaaaaagaaatttcggattgttcttattttcctcaattaagttggaaaaataggatgatcgagcagcagtaagggctcttcgatactgcacggtactgtctttccaagctagtcggaagacttccagtttggtgtggcgccatttccgctcCAATTTTctgaagcttgcttcagagctcggggtattttctgtataccagggagctagtttcttatgacagatgtttttagtttttaggggtgcaactgcatctagggtattgcgcaaggttaaattgagttcctcggttaggtggttaactgatttttgtcctctgacgcccttgggtaggcagaggcagtctggaagggcatcaaggaatctttgggttgtctgagaatttatagcacgacttttaatgctccttggttggggtctgagcagattatttgttgcaattgcaaacgtaataaaatggtggtccgatagtccaggattatgaggaaaacatttagatccacaacatttattccatgggacaaaactaggtccagagtatgactgtggcagtgagtaggtccagagacatgttggacaaaacccactgagtcgatgatggcccGAAAGcctttggagtgggtctgtggacttttccatgtgaatgttaaagtcaccaaaaattagaatattatctgctatgactacaagatccgataggaattcagggaactcagtgaggaacactgcatatggcccaggaggcctataaacagtagctataaaaagtgagtgagtaggctgcatagatttcatgactagaagctcaaaagacgaaaaacgtcattgttgtttttttttgtaaattgaaatttgctatcgaaatgttagcaacacctccgcctttgccggatgcacgggggtatggtcactaatgtaacctgggggtgaggcctcatttaacacagtaaattcatcaggcttaagccatgtttcagtcaggccaatcacatcaagattattatcagtgattagttcattgactataactgccttggaagtgagggatctaacattaagtaacccaattttgagatgtgaggtatcacaatctctttcaataatggcaggaatggaggaggtctttatactagtgagattgctaaagcgaacaccgccatttttaattttgcccaacctagatcgaggcacagacacggtctcaatgggggaagctgagctgactacactgactgtgctagtggcagactccactaagctggcaggctggctaacagcctgctgcctggcctgcaccctatttcattgtggagctagaggagttagagccctgtctatgttcgtagataagatgagagcacccctccagctaggatggagtccgtcaccctcaacaggccaggcttggtcctgtttgtgggtgagtcccagaaagagggccaattatctacaaattctatcttttgggaggggcagaaaacagttttcaaccagcgattgagttgtgagactctgctgtagagctcatcactcccctaactgggagggggccagagacaattaatcgatgccgacacatctttctagctgatttacacgctgaagctatgttgcgctttggtgacctctgactgtttcatcctaacatcgttggtgccgacgtggataacaatatctctatactctctacactcgccagttttagctttagccagcaccgtctttagattagccttaacgtcggtagccctgccccctggtaaacagtgtatgatcgctggatgattagttttaagtctaatactgcgggtaatggagtcgccaatgactagggttttcaatttgtcagagctaatggtgggagccgtcgacgtctcagaccccacaacgggaggagtagagaccagagaagtctcggcctccgacccgactcgcttaatgggggagaaccggttgaaagtttctgtcggctgaataagcgacaccgggttgagcattcctacagcgtttccctccagaagccatgagaaagatgtccggctgcggggaccgtgcgagggggtttatactaacgttactatctgtacttactggtggcacagacgctgtttcatcctttcctacactgaaattacccttgcctaacgatcgcgtctgaagctgggcttgcagcacagctatccttgccgtaaggcgatcgttctcctgtatattataagtacaacgactgcaattagaaggcatcatgttaatgttacttagcttcggctgtttgaagtcctgacgaaccatgtccagataaaacctccggggatgaatgaaaaaagttgagtgaggaaaaaagttgagtgagggaaaagtaaaaatatacggtaatgaaaaagtaaaaaccgtcaggtatcaaagtaagatcggcaacaaaaacgcacagcagcgtaaacaagtctgcaagttgtgaccggaaacaggaagtaTAATTGTAACACCCTGTAACAGTATAATTGTAACACACCTGTACGGTATAATTGTAACACCCTGTAACAGTATAATTGTAACACACCTGTAATGGTATAATTGTAACACACCTGTAACGGTATAATTGTAACACACCTGTAACGGTATAATTGTAACACACCTGTAACGGTATAATTGTAACACACCTGTAACGGTATAATTGTAACACACCTGTAACGATATAATTGTAACGCCCTTTAACGATATAAAATTCAGTGGCTACAATTCAATCTTATAcgttctatgtttgagctgcttttgcaAGGTACCGCATCACCTTCCACGTCATTAATGATTTTCCTTAGAATGCATATCCTCTCGTTGATTTTCCCCCTAACGTAAGGAAAATATGGAGATAGATTGATAACAGCAAAAGGCACCGGCATGCAGAATGCATCCCTTATGTTAATGACAAAGTTGTGAGTTACAAAGTCATTCAAAGTAAATTTCAACCAGTTTTCCAACACGTGAAATACCTTTCGGAGTGCAAACCAATTTTATTTATTGACGAAGGTTGCTTGTAACTGTACTCTGAAAACGCTGCCAGGCAGTGGAATGGTAATATGGTAATGTGAAGCTGACCTGGGCTAAATGCAACATCCACTTGACAGCAAGCTATGTAGAGTAGTCTTTTAACAAGGGCACAAGGTTCAAGTGTCTGAAGAATCAAAATaaggagggaaaaacagaaaataTATACACACGTAAAAGAAAAGGTTAATATGCCAACTGACAATCAAAACAGATTTAAACCCCTTCCTAGTGACTTAAAAaccccagcctggtctcatagaccagACGTAACATATTAAACTAAAAATAAAAGTAGGGTCCACGGGTAGGTATACAACGAGAACgtttagcaacccaaaggttacaattttttattttttatttatttatttcacctttatttaaccgggtaGGCCAGttcgagaacaagttctcatttacaactgcgacctggccaagataaagcaaagcagtgcgacacaaacaacaacacagagttacacatggaataaacaaacatacagtcaataatacaatagaaaacgtctatatacagtgtgtgtgcaaatgtagtaagataagggagttagggcaataaataggccatagtggcaaaacacattacaatttagcaattaaacactggagtgatagatgtgcagaagatgaatgtgcaagtagagatactggggtgcaaaggagcaaaaaaaaaagaacaatatggggatgaggtagttggatgggctatttacagatgggctatgtacaggtacagtgatcggtaagctgctctgacagctgatgcttaaagttagtgagggagatataagtctacaacttcagtgatttttgcaattcgttccagtcattggcagcagagaactggaaggaaaggtggccaaaggacgaagttggctttggggtgaccagtgagatatacctgctggagcgcgtgctacgggtgggtgttgctatgatgaccagtgagctggaggaggggctttacctagcaaagacttatagatgacctggagccagtgggtttggcgacgaatatgtagcgaggccAACCGACGCGAGCATACAGatcgcagtgatgggtagtatattggtctttggtgacaaaacggatggcactgtgatagactgcatccaatttgctgagtagagtgttggaggctattttgtaaatgacatcgtcgaagtcaaggatcggtaggatagtcagttttatgaggatatgtttggcagcatgagtgaaggaggcattgttgcgaaataggaagctgattctagatttaattttggattggagatgcttaatatgagtctggaaggagagtttacagtctaaccagacacccaggcatttgtagttgtccacatattctaagtcagaaccgtccagagtagtgatgctagtcggacgGGTGCGGACagagatcggttgaagagcatgcatttagttttactagcgtttaagagcagttggaggccatggaaggagtgctgaatggcattgaagctcgtctggaggtttgttaacacagtgtccaaagaagagccaaagtatacagaatggtgtcgtctgcgtgaggtggatcagagaatcaccagcagcaagagcgacatcattgatgtatacagaaaaagagtcggcccgagaattgaaccctgtggtacccccatagagactaccagaggtccggacaacaggccctccgatttgacacactgaactctatctgagaagtagttggtgaaccaggcgaggcagtcatttgagaaactatggctgttgagtctgccgataagaatcgGCAGTCTGCAGATGATTGACaaatcgaaagccttggccaggtcgatgaatacggctgcacagtattgtcttttatcgatgtcggttatgatatcgtttaggaccttgagcgtggctgaggtgcacccatgaccagctcggaaactagATTGcaaagcggagaaggtacggtgggattcaaaatggtcggggatatgtttgttaacttggccttCAAAGACTTTTAAACTGACCACGGACaactttatcattttaaaaacattgcaactaaccctaacactttaacctaactcctaaccctaaccttaacccctaaccctaaccttaacccctaaccttaacccctaaccctaaccctttaacctaactcctaaccctaaccttaacccctaacctaaccttaacccctaaccctaacctctaacctaaccctaaccctttaacctaactccctaaccctaaccttaacccctaacctaaccttaacccctaaccctaatctctagcctagctaatgttatgcacaacaaattggaattggtaacatactgtatcatacgaAATGACTGATGGACAGCAACAAAATGTATACATAGCATACCAAATGTAACGTATCAGACATATCATATAACGCCAgaagcataccaccctgcatcccactgctggcttggctctgaagctaagcagggttggtcctggtcagtccctggatgggagaccagatgctgctggaagtggtgttggagggccagtaggaggcgctctttcctctggtctaaaaaaatatcccaaaacCCCAggtcactgccctgtgtagggtgcagtctttcagatgggatgggATGCGATGGGTGTCCTGACTttctaaagatcccatggcacctTATTTGTAGGAGTGTTAACACTGGTGTCTGGTtaaattcccaagctgtccctcaggtcacctaatcatccccaactTACAATTGGGCTcattcatccctcctcctcctctcccctgtaactattccccaggtcgttgctgtaaatgagaacgtgttctcagtcaacttcctggcttaaataaataaatatttctcaGTATTTGGATGATGGACATATCATAATAATTTGAGTGTCTGGACTTTTGTTCGCTATGTCCAGGTTGAAAAGCTTCACCAGATGCCTACATGGTCGCACATAGcgctgaacaacaatataaacgcaacatgtaaagtgttggtccctgaacgtagagatccttattattgtctatgtttggttagatcagggtgtgactcgggtggggggAAGTCTAtgtgttctgtttctttgttttttgaGCCGagtgtgtggttcccaatcagaggcagcctgtctatcgttgtctctgattgggaatcatacttagtcagcctgttttcccacctgtgttttgtgggaggttattttctgtttagctttatgtgcctgacggaactgtgcgtTTTCATTTGTTCCATTTCGTTATTTTGTTCGAGCGTTTCTTGAAAATAAATATCATGAACACTTGCcacgctgtgttttggtccacttctccttcaaCTTCAAATGACGAGAGTTACAGTACCAtgtctcatgagctgaaataagacaccagaaatgttccatatgcacaaaaaaagaAAGCTTattactctcaaatgttgtgcacaaatttgtttagctcagcatttctcctttgccaatataatccatccacctgacaggtgtggcatataaagaagctgattatacagcatgatcattacacagctgcaccttTTGTTGAGGACAATAGgatgcctccaatgtcgtttcagagaatttggcagcctcacaaccgcagaccacgtggatGGCGTCGTGTGCGCGagcggtttgctaatgtcaacgttgtgaacagagcgacccatggtggcggtggggttatggtatgggggaaggcataaactacggacaatgaaaacaattgcattttattcatggcaatttgaatgcacagagataccgtgatgagatcctgaggtctattgtcgtgccgttcatcccctgccatcacctcatggttcagcgtgataatgcacggccccgtgtcaacaaggatctgtacacaattcctggaatctgaaaatgtcccagttcttcccacggcctgcgtactcaccagacatggcacccattgagcatgtttgggatgctctggatcgacgtgtacgacagcgtgttccagttcccgccaatatccagcaaattcgcccagccattgaagaggagttggGGAGAACATCcaaacaggccacaatcaacagcctgatcaactctatgagaaggagatgtgtgcgctgcatgaggtaaatggtggtcagcaccagatactgactggttttcatgaggtaaatggtggtcagaccagatactgactggttttcatgaggtaaatggtggtcacatcagatactgactggttttcatgaggtaaatggtggtcacaccagatactgactggttttcatgaggtaaatggtggtcacaccagatactgactggttttcatgaggtaaatggtggtcacccagatacgactggttttcatgaggtaaatggtggtcacaccagatactgactggttttcatgaggtaaatggtggtcacaccagatactgactggttttcatgaggtaggTGGTGAGAtataatggtggtcacaccagatactgactggttttcatgaggtaaatggtggtcacaccagatactgactggttttcatgaggtaaatggtggtcacaccagatactgactggttttcatgaggtaaatggtggtcagaccagatactgactggttttcatgaggtaaatggtggtcataccagatacggactggttttcatgaggtaaatggtggtcacaccagatactgactggttttcatgaggtaaatggtggtcacaccagatactgactggttttcatgaggtaaatggtggtcacaccagatactgactggttttcatgaggtaaatggtggtcacaccagatactgactggttttcatgaggtaaatggtggtcacaccagatactgactggttttcatgaggtaaatggtgatcacatcagatactgactggttttcatgaggtaaatacttatttcccttgttacattttttttaaattcgcatccgctacaagaccatggtgcttgcctatggagctgtgaggggaacggcacctccgtaccttcaggctctgatcaggccctacacccaaacaagggcactgcgttcatccaccactggcctgctggcccccctacctctgaggaagcacagttcccgctcagcccagtcaaaactgttcgctgctctggcaccccaatggtggaacaagctcccctcacgacaccaggacagcggagtcaatcaccaccttccggagacacctgaaaccccacctctttaaggaataccaggataggataaagtaatccttctaaccccccttaaaagatttagatgcactattgtaaagtggttgttccactggatatcataaggtgaatgcaccattttgtaagtcgctctggataagagcgtctgctaaatgacttaaatgtaaatgtaaatgtaaaatgcaaatccatttataacattttttgacatgcgtttttctggattgttttgttgttattctgtctctcactgctcaaataaacctaccattaaaattatagactgatcatttctttaccagtggacaaacgtacaaaatcagcaggggatcaaatacttttccccctcactgtcgCTACAGTTGTTGCCGTGGAGACAGAACACACGGACTAGAAGGCCAGGAAGTGATTAGCAGCTCTTTTGTGTCATCATACGACTGAGAAAGTTGAGAAAAAGAGGATTATGTTTTGGAGTTGAAGGATGGGATAAAACTACGCTTATTGGCCACAATGAACACATCGAAGATTCTGAATCCATCCAGCGAGAGATACCAAAACCAACCCTCTCACATACCCACCCAGAACCCACCCAGAACCCACCCAGAACCCACCCAGGACCCACCCAGGACCCACCCAGGACCCACCCAGAACCCACCCAGGACCCACCCAGAACCCACCCAGGACCCACCCAGGACCCACCCAGAAACCACCCAGGACCCACCCAGAACCCACCCAGAACCCACCCAGGACCCACCCAGGACCCACCCAGAACCGCACCCAGGACCCACCCAGGACCCACCCAGAACCCACCCAGGACCCACCCAGAACCCACCCAGGACCCACCCAGGACCCACCCAAAAACCCACCCAGGACCCACCCAGGACCCACCCAGAACCCACCCAGGACCCACCCAGGACCCATCCAGGACCCACCCAGGACCCACCCAGGACCCACCCAGAACCCACCCAGGACCCATCCAGGACCCACCCAGAACCCACCCAGGACCCACCCAGAACCCACCCAGAACCCACCCAGAACCCACCCAGGACCGTCTCACATACCCACCCAGAACCCACCCAGAACCCACCCAGGACCCACCAAGAACCCACCCAGAACCCACCCAGGACCCACCCAGGACCCACCCAGGACCGTCTCACATACCCACCCAGAACCCACCCAGGACCCACCCAGGACCCACCCAGAACCCACCCAGGACCCACCCAGGACCCACCCAGAACCCACCCAGGACCCACCCAGGACCCACCCAGAACCCAGCCAGAACCCACCCAGGACCGTCTCACATACCCACCCAGAACCCACCCAGAACCCACCCTGGACCCACCCAGAACCCACCCAGAACCCACCCAGGACCCACCCAGCCCATTCCCATTTGGGCGTTCAACCCTCCACACCACCATGACTAATTACAGACATGGAAGCTTGGTGCTTGGCTTTAAAAATGACAATACTGTCAAAGCAGTCAACTCCCAACATAAACTTCTTCTACCCAGAAAAACAGAAACGTGTTGAAACTTCAGCCTTTAATAATAAGTTACACTGTATAATGAAGTCTCTGGTGAGAGATTTTGGTTGTGGGTACtcgatgacagtgtgtgtgatttTAGTTTTTTAAAGCTATAGGCGTTTAAACACAGCATTGGCTACGTGTCTGGTGATGCCTTCCTGTGTAACCCAAAACCCAGACCTCGACCCGGCCCCATAATGTTGGCAAGGCTCTCAAATCATCCTCATTCTAGGTGGCATGTCTTCACGGAGGAATACACAAGTCTGGCGTGACAAATGgcacccttattccctatgtagtgaactaggttttttacatttttatttttttaccagggccccatagggaatagggtgccatttgggacgcaaatcCTCATCATACAGCCTGTCATTTCAGAGCTTGGTTTCACAACACCACCAGGAGGCTCATGTCATCATGATACTTGTGGTGTGATACAATTATCTCACCTTCTGAAGCAGCAGTCTGAGGGTTCTGAGGGCCGTCCTAGAGGCCCCCTTCTCTGGGCCCAGAGGGCCGTCCTAGAGAGCCCCTTCTCTGGGCCCTGAGGGCCGTCCTAGAGGCCCCTTCTCTGGGCTCTGAGGGCCGTCCTAGAGGCCCCTTCTCTGGGCCCTGAGGGCCGTCCTAGAGGCCCCTTCTCTGGGCCCTGAGGGCCGTCCCTAGAGGCCCCTTCTCTGGGCCCTGAGGGCCGTCCCTAGAGGCCCCTTCTCTGGGCTCTGAGGGCCGTCCTAGAGGCCCCTTCTCTGGGCTCTGAGGGCCGTCCTAGAGGCAACTTCTCTGGGCCCTGAGGGCCGCCCTAGAGGCCCCTTCTCTGGGCTCTGAGGGCCGTCCTAGAGGCCCCTTCTCTGGGCCCTGAGTTAGAACTGAAGCCTGGTGGTTCTGGAGCAGTACCTCCCACCAggttcgtttttttttttacttatctcACCTTCTGAGGCAGCGTTCTCCTGGAACTGGGGCTTGGCCTGGGACAAGGCAAGAGACGGTGGCACCTTCAATGCAACTCTGGAGGTTGACTCCCCCGGGATCCTGGAGCACTGGAGTCTGTGGCTGTTCACAACCCCACcaggtctctgtgtgtctgtgcatcaCATCAGCCTGTCCTCACTCACTGACGCCATGGGAGAAACAAACACTGACAAGGATGTGTTTCCAAATTGCACTCTATCCTGTTCACTAGATAGTACACTAGGCCTAACTCTTGACCGGAGAAAGTAGTGCACAGCcttctctgtggctcagttggtagagcatggtgtgtacaacgccaagggttgtgggttcgattcccacggggggccagcacaaaaaaaatatacaaaacgaaaataaaaaatgtatgaaatgaaatgtatgcattcactactgtaagtcgctctggataagagcgtctgctaaaatgactaaaatgtaaaaaaataaatacatgtatagggaatagggtgccatttctgaCGGACGGAGAAAATGCTGAGCTTCACTGAAGTTTTCAGCACCAGGTGGAGAGATTTCCTGTCTCGTCCCATGATTGCCATATctcgccccccccaaaaaaaccctctatacccctcttccTTAATGTACTCAGACCCCACGGCTggcaaccccccccaaaaaagggaaCCACTAAAAAAATCTACCTCCACCTACTACTACATTAAGTTCTGGAGGTATTGAACTAATTTACACTCAGATCCAGCTAAGCAGGAAGTAGTGCTCTCTACTGGACATAGCTCTGGTGCTGGCAGACTGCCGGGCAGTGGGATCCTGCACTCATGGCCTCCGGTTCTGGCTCCCAGATTGGATCCCAGGACTGTTACACAGTGGACTATCCCCccctaaataaatacaattaataaAAAATGGCTGGGTTTgcgaaaaaaagaaaataaaaacctgGCCTGGAATAGGTCTGTGTAGAGCTGACTGATGAAGGACAATCTGGATTGGCTTTATTAACCTGACTAGTGGTGATTATAACAAGGCATGAGGAGAAGAAGAGATGAACTGCCCAGGAGATAGCGAGCCGGATAGCTAGCCCAACTCCTCCATGTTGTCAAGGCAGGGCCTACAACATACAATGGGTTGGTATCAGTGTTGACATGGGAGATAAACAACCACAAAAGAtacagcctctgtctctctctctctctctctaactctctctctgtctctctctaactctctctctctctctctctgtctctctctctctgtctctctctgtctctctctctgtctctctctctctctctgtctctctctctctctctctctctctcgtcagaaATCACGCCCACACATTCTTCGACACAGACCCAGAAACCGAGAgttgagagagaagaaaagacagAAAATAAAATAGTCAGTCACATTTTCCCCAGAGAATTACAGACTGTATATATACCCCGATCCTCTCATCTTCCTCAACTGGCCCTATACCCATTCATCTGAGACAGGAGAGAATGTTATTTCTATGTTCACAGTGTTATGTCGTTCTGGCTGAAAACAAATGCATTACACACAAGCCTCTCCTGCAGTCCTCATCAATAAGACGtcctgacctctcctgcagtactgacctctcctgcagtccTCATCAATAGgccgtactgacctctccagcagtactgatctctcctgcagtactgacctctccagccgtactaacctctcctgcagtactgacctctccagccgtactaacctctcctgcagtactgacctctccagcagtactgacctctccagcagtactgacctctcctgcagtactgacctctcctgcagtactgacctctccagccgtactgacctctcctgcagtactgacctctccagccgtactgacctctccagccgtactgacctctccagccgtACTAATCTCTCCAGCactactgacctctcctgcagtactgacctctcctgcagtactgacctctccagccgtactaacctctcctgcagtactgacctctccagcagtactgacctc of the Salmo salar unplaced genomic scaffold, Ssal_v3.1, whole genome shotgun sequence genome contains:
- the LOC123739868 gene encoding early nodulin-75-like — protein: MNTSKILNPSSERYQNQPSHIPTQNPPRTHPEPTQDPPRTHPGPTQNPPRTHPEPTQDPPRTHPETTQDPPRTHPEPTQDPPRTHPEPHPGPTQDPPRTHPGPTQNPPRTHPGPTQKPTQDPPRTHPEPTQDPPRTHPGPTQDPPRTHPEPTQDPSRTHPEPTQDPPRTHPEPTQNPPRTVSHTHPEPTQNPPRTHQEPTQNPPRTHPGPTQDRLTYPPRTHPGPTQDPPRTHPGPTQDPPRTHPGPTQDPPRTQPEPTQDRLTYPPRTHPEPTLDPPRTHPEPTQDPPSPFPFGHKRPRLRGPDSEVQPQRTRLRDPVLEIQPQRSSLRGPALEAQPQKPRLKSPVPEVQPQRSSPRGPASEVQPQRSSLSGPASEVQSQRSSLRDPASEIQPQRSSRRGPALEVEVQSQRSSLRGPASEVQPQRSSPRGPASEIQSQRSSLRGPASEVQPQRSSPRGPALEVQPQRSSPRGPASEAQSQRSSLRGPALEIQPQRSISEVQSQRSSLRGPASEIQSQRSSLRVRTPLELIDTPVYRSK